One genomic window of Arvicola amphibius chromosome 4, mArvAmp1.2, whole genome shotgun sequence includes the following:
- the Hs3st6 gene encoding heparan sulfate glucosamine 3-O-sulfotransferase 6 isoform X3, giving the protein MPRTLDGQITMEKTPSYFVTQEAPRRIHGMSPDTKLIVVVRNPVTRAISDYAQTLSKTPGLPSFRALAFRRGLGPVDTAWSAVRIGLYAQHLDNWLRYFPMSHFLFVSGERLVTDPAGEVGRVQDFLGLKRVVTDKHFYFNATKGFPCLKKAQGSGRPRCLGKSKGRPHPRVPEAVVQRLRAFYRPFNRKFYQMTGQDFGWD; this is encoded by the coding sequence ATGCCACGTACCCTGGATGGGCAGATCACCATGGAGAAAACCCCCAGCTACTTTGTGACTCAGGAGGCTCCCCGCCGGATCCATGGCATGTCCCCAGACACCAAGCTGATTGTGGTGGTGCGGAACCCTGTGACCCGGGCCATCTCTGATTATGCCCAGACACTCTCCAAGACCCCAGGCCTGCCAAGCTTCCGTGCGCTGGCCTTCCGCCGTGGCCTGGGTCCTGTGGACACAGCCTGGAGTGCTGTGCGTATTGGCCTCTATGCCCAGCACTTGGACAACTGGCTTCGGTACTTCCCTATGTCCCACTTCCTGTTTGTCAGCGGAGAGCGTCTGGTCACTGATCCAGCCGGTGAAGTGGGCCGGGTACAGGACTTCCTGGGCCTCAAGCGGGTGGTCACTGACAAGCACTTCTACTTCAATGCTACCAAGGGCTTCCCCTGCCTCAAAAAGGCCCAGGGCAGTGGTCGCCCCCGCTGCCTGGGTAAATCCAAGGGCCGGCCTCACCCCCGAGTGCCGGAGGCTGTGGTTCAGCGCCTGCGGGCTTTCTACCGGCCCTTCAACCGCAAGTTCTACCAGATGACTGGCCAGGACTTTGGCTGGGACTGA
- the Hs3st6 gene encoding heparan sulfate glucosamine 3-O-sulfotransferase 6 isoform X4 — translation MRSCLRSPLPDLGAARPDGRGLMPRTLDGQITMEKTPSYFVTQEAPRRIHGMSPDTKLIVVVRNPVTRAISDYAQTLSKTPGLPSFRALAFRRGLGPVDTAWSAVRIGLYAQHLDNWLRYFPMSHFLFVSGERLVTDPAGEVGRVQDFLGLKRVVTDKHFYFNATKGFPCLKKAQGSGRPRCLGKSKGRPHPRVPEAVVQRLRAFYRPFNRKFYQMTGQDFGWD, via the exons ATGCGCTCCTGTCTGCGGTCCCCGCTCCCAGACCTGGGCGCTGCGCGACCCGATGGCAG GGGTCTGATGCCACGTACCCTGGATGGGCAGATCACCATGGAGAAAACCCCCAGCTACTTTGTGACTCAGGAGGCTCCCCGCCGGATCCATGGCATGTCCCCAGACACCAAGCTGATTGTGGTGGTGCGGAACCCTGTGACCCGGGCCATCTCTGATTATGCCCAGACACTCTCCAAGACCCCAGGCCTGCCAAGCTTCCGTGCGCTGGCCTTCCGCCGTGGCCTGGGTCCTGTGGACACAGCCTGGAGTGCTGTGCGTATTGGCCTCTATGCCCAGCACTTGGACAACTGGCTTCGGTACTTCCCTATGTCCCACTTCCTGTTTGTCAGCGGAGAGCGTCTGGTCACTGATCCAGCCGGTGAAGTGGGCCGGGTACAGGACTTCCTGGGCCTCAAGCGGGTGGTCACTGACAAGCACTTCTACTTCAATGCTACCAAGGGCTTCCCCTGCCTCAAAAAGGCCCAGGGCAGTGGTCGCCCCCGCTGCCTGGGTAAATCCAAGGGCCGGCCTCACCCCCGAGTGCCGGAGGCTGTGGTTCAGCGCCTGCGGGCTTTCTACCGGCCCTTCAACCGCAAGTTCTACCAGATGACTGGCCAGGACTTTGGCTGGGACTGA
- the Hs3st6 gene encoding heparan sulfate glucosamine 3-O-sulfotransferase 6 isoform X2: MAGSGGLGRGAGDLQSAGPGQGAALRAPRAPLAFVALFLGAYCLFALPGRCPLVARAPAPVPAPSEPHHASRRLGAPGLPVASGPGRRRFPQALIVGVKKGGTRALLEFLRLHPDVRALGSEPHFFDRGLMPRTLDGQITMEKTPSYFVTQEAPRRIHGMSPDTKLIVVVRNPVTRAISDYAQTLSKTPGLPSFRALAFRRGLGPVDTAWSAVRIGLYAQHLDNWLRYFPMSHFLFVSGERLVTDPAGEVGRVQDFLGLKRVVTDKHFYFNATKGFPCLKKAQGSGRPRCLGKSKGRPHPRVPEAVVQRLRAFYRPFNRKFYQMTGQDFGWD, encoded by the exons ATGGCAGGTAGCGGCGGTCTGGGCAGGGGAGCTGGGGACCTCCAGAGCGCCGGGCCGGGGCAGGGGGCTGCACTGCGTGCTCCCCGTGCTCCGCTGGCGTTCGTAGCTCTGTTTCTAGGCGCCTACTGCCTTTTTGCCCTCCCGGGCCGCTGTCCACTAGTCGCCCGTGCCCCAGCACCGGTTCCCGCGCCCTCCGAGCCGCACCACGCCTCCCGCCGTCTGGGAGCGCCAGGTCTGCCGGTGGCCAGCGGCCCGGGGCGCCGGCGCTTCCCACAGGCGCTCATCGTGGGTGTGAAGAAAGGCGGCACGCGCGCGTTGCTGGAGTTCCTGCGGTTGCACCCCGACGTCCGTGCACTTGGCTCTGAACCCCACTTCTTCGACAG GGGTCTGATGCCACGTACCCTGGATGGGCAGATCACCATGGAGAAAACCCCCAGCTACTTTGTGACTCAGGAGGCTCCCCGCCGGATCCATGGCATGTCCCCAGACACCAAGCTGATTGTGGTGGTGCGGAACCCTGTGACCCGGGCCATCTCTGATTATGCCCAGACACTCTCCAAGACCCCAGGCCTGCCAAGCTTCCGTGCGCTGGCCTTCCGCCGTGGCCTGGGTCCTGTGGACACAGCCTGGAGTGCTGTGCGTATTGGCCTCTATGCCCAGCACTTGGACAACTGGCTTCGGTACTTCCCTATGTCCCACTTCCTGTTTGTCAGCGGAGAGCGTCTGGTCACTGATCCAGCCGGTGAAGTGGGCCGGGTACAGGACTTCCTGGGCCTCAAGCGGGTGGTCACTGACAAGCACTTCTACTTCAATGCTACCAAGGGCTTCCCCTGCCTCAAAAAGGCCCAGGGCAGTGGTCGCCCCCGCTGCCTGGGTAAATCCAAGGGCCGGCCTCACCCCCGAGTGCCGGAGGCTGTGGTTCAGCGCCTGCGGGCTTTCTACCGGCCCTTCAACCGCAAGTTCTACCAGATGACTGGCCAGGACTTTGGCTGGGACTGA
- the Hs3st6 gene encoding heparan sulfate glucosamine 3-O-sulfotransferase 6 isoform X1, which translates to MAGSGGLGRGAGDLQSAGPGQGAALRAPRAPLAFVALFLGAYCLFALPGRCPLVARAPAPVPAPSEPHHASRRLGAPGLPVASGPGRRRFPQALIVGVKKGGTRALLEFLRLHPDVRALGSEPHFFDRCYERGLAWYRGLMPRTLDGQITMEKTPSYFVTQEAPRRIHGMSPDTKLIVVVRNPVTRAISDYAQTLSKTPGLPSFRALAFRRGLGPVDTAWSAVRIGLYAQHLDNWLRYFPMSHFLFVSGERLVTDPAGEVGRVQDFLGLKRVVTDKHFYFNATKGFPCLKKAQGSGRPRCLGKSKGRPHPRVPEAVVQRLRAFYRPFNRKFYQMTGQDFGWD; encoded by the exons ATGGCAGGTAGCGGCGGTCTGGGCAGGGGAGCTGGGGACCTCCAGAGCGCCGGGCCGGGGCAGGGGGCTGCACTGCGTGCTCCCCGTGCTCCGCTGGCGTTCGTAGCTCTGTTTCTAGGCGCCTACTGCCTTTTTGCCCTCCCGGGCCGCTGTCCACTAGTCGCCCGTGCCCCAGCACCGGTTCCCGCGCCCTCCGAGCCGCACCACGCCTCCCGCCGTCTGGGAGCGCCAGGTCTGCCGGTGGCCAGCGGCCCGGGGCGCCGGCGCTTCCCACAGGCGCTCATCGTGGGTGTGAAGAAAGGCGGCACGCGCGCGTTGCTGGAGTTCCTGCGGTTGCACCCCGACGTCCGTGCACTTGGCTCTGAACCCCACTTCTTCGACAGGTGCTACGAACGCGGGCTCGCCTGGTACCG GGGTCTGATGCCACGTACCCTGGATGGGCAGATCACCATGGAGAAAACCCCCAGCTACTTTGTGACTCAGGAGGCTCCCCGCCGGATCCATGGCATGTCCCCAGACACCAAGCTGATTGTGGTGGTGCGGAACCCTGTGACCCGGGCCATCTCTGATTATGCCCAGACACTCTCCAAGACCCCAGGCCTGCCAAGCTTCCGTGCGCTGGCCTTCCGCCGTGGCCTGGGTCCTGTGGACACAGCCTGGAGTGCTGTGCGTATTGGCCTCTATGCCCAGCACTTGGACAACTGGCTTCGGTACTTCCCTATGTCCCACTTCCTGTTTGTCAGCGGAGAGCGTCTGGTCACTGATCCAGCCGGTGAAGTGGGCCGGGTACAGGACTTCCTGGGCCTCAAGCGGGTGGTCACTGACAAGCACTTCTACTTCAATGCTACCAAGGGCTTCCCCTGCCTCAAAAAGGCCCAGGGCAGTGGTCGCCCCCGCTGCCTGGGTAAATCCAAGGGCCGGCCTCACCCCCGAGTGCCGGAGGCTGTGGTTCAGCGCCTGCGGGCTTTCTACCGGCCCTTCAACCGCAAGTTCTACCAGATGACTGGCCAGGACTTTGGCTGGGACTGA
- the Hs3st6 gene encoding heparan sulfate glucosamine 3-O-sulfotransferase 6 isoform X5: MWGAPPQPGLMPRTLDGQITMEKTPSYFVTQEAPRRIHGMSPDTKLIVVVRNPVTRAISDYAQTLSKTPGLPSFRALAFRRGLGPVDTAWSAVRIGLYAQHLDNWLRYFPMSHFLFVSGERLVTDPAGEVGRVQDFLGLKRVVTDKHFYFNATKGFPCLKKAQGSGRPRCLGKSKGRPHPRVPEAVVQRLRAFYRPFNRKFYQMTGQDFGWD, encoded by the exons ATGTGGGGAGCACCGCCCCAGCC GGGTCTGATGCCACGTACCCTGGATGGGCAGATCACCATGGAGAAAACCCCCAGCTACTTTGTGACTCAGGAGGCTCCCCGCCGGATCCATGGCATGTCCCCAGACACCAAGCTGATTGTGGTGGTGCGGAACCCTGTGACCCGGGCCATCTCTGATTATGCCCAGACACTCTCCAAGACCCCAGGCCTGCCAAGCTTCCGTGCGCTGGCCTTCCGCCGTGGCCTGGGTCCTGTGGACACAGCCTGGAGTGCTGTGCGTATTGGCCTCTATGCCCAGCACTTGGACAACTGGCTTCGGTACTTCCCTATGTCCCACTTCCTGTTTGTCAGCGGAGAGCGTCTGGTCACTGATCCAGCCGGTGAAGTGGGCCGGGTACAGGACTTCCTGGGCCTCAAGCGGGTGGTCACTGACAAGCACTTCTACTTCAATGCTACCAAGGGCTTCCCCTGCCTCAAAAAGGCCCAGGGCAGTGGTCGCCCCCGCTGCCTGGGTAAATCCAAGGGCCGGCCTCACCCCCGAGTGCCGGAGGCTGTGGTTCAGCGCCTGCGGGCTTTCTACCGGCCCTTCAACCGCAAGTTCTACCAGATGACTGGCCAGGACTTTGGCTGGGACTGA